Proteins from a genomic interval of Gossypium hirsutum isolate 1008001.06 chromosome A09, Gossypium_hirsutum_v2.1, whole genome shotgun sequence:
- the LOC107888655 gene encoding 60S ribosomal protein L27a-3, which produces MTTRFKKNRKKRGHVSAGHGRIGKHRKHPGGRGNAGGMHHHRILFDKYHPGYFGKVGMRYFHKLRNKFYCPIVNIDKLWSLVPQEVKTKANKDAAPMIDVTQFGYFKVLGKGVLPENQPIVVKAKLVSKTAEKKIKEAGGAVILTA; this is translated from the coding sequence ATGACAACCCGCTTCAAGAAAAACCGGAAGAAGCGCGGCCACGTGAGCGCCGGTCACGGCCGTATCGGGAAGCACCGCAAGCACCCGGGAGGTCGGGGAAATGCAGGAGGCATGCACCACCACAGGATCCTGTTCGACAAGTACCACCCTGGGTATTTCGGGAAAGTGGGTATGAGGTACTTCCACAAGCTACGCAACAAGTTCTACTGCCCCATCGTCAACATCGACAAGCTCTGGTCTCTCGTCCCGCAGGAGGTGAAAACCAAAGCCAACAAGGATGCGGCTCCGATGATCGACGTGACTCAGTTCGGATACTTTAAAGTCCTCGGGAAAGGTGTTTTGCCGGAGAACCAACCGATCGTCGTCAAGGCTAAGTTGGTGTCGAAAACTGCTGAGAAGAAAATAAAGGAAGCTGGTGGCGCCGTTATTCTGACCGCTTAG
- the LOC107888654 gene encoding uncharacterized protein isoform X2: protein MAREPHQRANYDYMEERLQDDGSLECFIFKPRAFYIVWGNDNRCWRIAKPIGPSTSRKNEEEFAELLQVSWLEVTGSPILEDDWYS from the exons ATGGCTAGAGAACCTCATCAAAGAGCAAATTATGATTATATGGAAGAACGG CTGCAGGATGATGGTTCACTGGAGTGCTTTATATTTAAACCCAGAGCATTTTACATTGTATGGGGAAATGACAACCGTTGTTGGCGCATTGCTAAGCCTATTGGCCCATCTACGTCAAG GAAAAATGAGGAGGAATTTGCAGAGCTGCTTCAGGTGTCGTGGTTGGAAGTAACCG GCTCTCCCATCCTGGAAGATGATTGGTACAGCTAG
- the LOC107888654 gene encoding protein PHLOEM PROTEIN 2-LIKE A9 isoform X1: MAREPHQRANYDYMEERLQDDGSLECFIFKPRAFYIVWGNDNRCWRIAKPIGPSTSRKNEEEFAELLQVSWLEVTGITPKLDSPSTYHITFRLSLDKGASGWTGC; the protein is encoded by the exons ATGGCTAGAGAACCTCATCAAAGAGCAAATTATGATTATATGGAAGAACGG CTGCAGGATGATGGTTCACTGGAGTGCTTTATATTTAAACCCAGAGCATTTTACATTGTATGGGGAAATGACAACCGTTGTTGGCGCATTGCTAAGCCTATTGGCCCATCTACGTCAAG GAAAAATGAGGAGGAATTTGCAGAGCTGCTTCAGGTGTCGTGGTTGGAAGTAACCGGTATAACCCCCAAACTAGATAGTCCATCCACATATCATATCACCTTCCGACTGAGCCTCGACAAGGGTGCATCTGGTTGGACTGGGTGTTAG